Proteins from a single region of Paenibacillus sp. BIHB 4019:
- a CDS encoding DMT family transporter, translating to MYLIFLVFIWGINWPLTKYALDFSPPLLFAGIRTLIGGILLVGFAIWKRGPLRLKQNWPIYLIASMLNIIMYYSFQTIGLQYMPAGLFTAIVFLQPVLLGVFAWLWLGEAMYPLKIIGLLLGFAGVAAITTGGISGHVSVWGLLLAIVSAISWAGGTIYTKKMAARVDSLWMTAMQVAIGGVVILGTGSMTESWSDIVWNMPFIFDTLFISIFVIAVGWLIYFKLIRNGDSAKVGSFMFLIPLIAIVFSVLFLKEHVTINLVVGLALVASSIIVVNRKPGRLKKELPVL from the coding sequence ATGTATTTAATATTTCTCGTGTTTATATGGGGCATCAATTGGCCGCTTACGAAATATGCGCTGGACTTTTCTCCGCCTTTATTATTTGCGGGCATTCGAACGCTCATCGGCGGCATTTTGCTCGTAGGCTTTGCCATTTGGAAGCGGGGGCCGCTGCGGCTTAAGCAGAATTGGCCTATTTATCTTATTGCTTCCATGCTGAACATCATTATGTATTACAGCTTTCAGACGATAGGGCTCCAATATATGCCGGCAGGACTGTTCACGGCGATTGTCTTTTTACAGCCTGTGCTGCTCGGTGTGTTTGCATGGCTATGGCTGGGAGAGGCGATGTACCCGCTGAAAATTATCGGCCTTCTGCTGGGCTTCGCCGGTGTTGCGGCAATAACGACGGGAGGCATTTCCGGCCATGTTTCCGTATGGGGCTTGCTGCTTGCGATTGTTTCGGCCATAAGCTGGGCAGGAGGCACGATATACACGAAAAAAATGGCGGCGCGAGTCGATTCCCTATGGATGACCGCGATGCAGGTGGCCATTGGCGGTGTCGTTATTTTGGGCACAGGGTCGATGACCGAAAGCTGGTCCGATATTGTATGGAATATGCCGTTCATATTCGATACGCTGTTCATCTCTATTTTTGTCATCGCGGTCGGCTGGCTAATTTATTTCAAACTCATCCGCAATGGCGATTCAGCGAAGGTCGGCTCGTTCATGTTTCTGATCCCGCTTATTGCGATCGTGTTCAGCGTGTTATTTTTAAAGGAGCATGTCACAATCAATTTGGTGGTGGGCCTCGCACTTGTCGCATCCAGCATAATCGTTGTCAATCGAAAGCCTGGCCGCTTGAAGAAAGAGCTTCCTGTGCTATGA
- a CDS encoding MOSC domain-containing protein produces MAEKPAVERVKTRVGTLKEMNRYPIKSFAGERLSSSRLETYGLYGDRSHAFIDETKEGWDSFITARQIPAMLGYKAKLQDDAGFEKGTAAASGFPEVTVTSPDNRELAWNEQLLAEIQSHTRTTLSMRRYAPETPDLLGADASSVLIVTDALLGKLEAMWGKPLDARRFRANMIVALAGDAPDEGSWIGKRLQLGSAELHVDGHCERCSMITLDPDTLERDMSLLKKVNQELHLCFGLYASVTKAGHVRAGDELFLLTDA; encoded by the coding sequence TTGGCAGAAAAACCGGCAGTCGAACGAGTAAAAACACGGGTTGGCACGCTTAAGGAAATGAACCGTTACCCCATTAAATCGTTTGCGGGCGAGCGGCTGTCATCCAGCAGGCTGGAAACTTATGGACTGTATGGCGACCGCAGCCATGCCTTTATAGATGAAACGAAGGAAGGCTGGGACAGCTTTATTACAGCGCGGCAAATTCCGGCGATGCTTGGCTACAAGGCGAAGCTCCAAGATGATGCTGGTTTTGAAAAGGGTACGGCAGCGGCATCCGGTTTTCCCGAAGTAACGGTTACGTCGCCTGACAATCGCGAGCTCGCCTGGAACGAGCAGCTGCTCGCCGAAATACAGTCGCATACCCGCACGACCCTTTCCATGCGGCGTTATGCGCCGGAAACGCCGGATTTGCTGGGCGCGGATGCCAGCAGCGTACTTATTGTGACCGATGCGCTGCTGGGCAAGCTTGAGGCGATGTGGGGCAAGCCGCTCGATGCGCGGCGGTTCCGGGCGAACATGATTGTGGCGCTTGCGGGCGATGCGCCGGATGAAGGCAGCTGGATCGGCAAGCGGCTCCAGCTTGGCAGCGCGGAGCTGCACGTAGACGGGCATTGCGAGCGCTGCTCCATGATAACGCTGGACCCTGACACGCTGGAGCGGGATATGTCGCTGCTCAAAAAAGTCAACCAGGAGCTTCATTTGTGTTTTGGCTTGTATGCCTCGGTTACGAAGGCGGGGCATGTCCGGGCAGGCGACGAATTATTTCTGCTGACGGATGCTTGA
- a CDS encoding MFS transporter codes for MEQWKKNLIVLWFGQFLVMAGMTMIIPFMSFYLQFELGLTDPHQIAVWAGVIFAGNFVTQFIFQPIWGKYADRYGRKLMLLRSGIGMAIVIVLMGFATTPWHLLLLRMLNGTISGFNPAAVALISASTPKDRMGYAMGTLQSGGIAGTILGPFIGGLLADAVGYRPIFYLTGSLLFAASMLALFVVKETFDLQKAAAKVQISVIEGFKRLRGIHELTALYAVTFLIQFAMMSSMTLLPLHVQSLHGPTANLAFWAGFVGSAAGISNLIASPVLGKLSDRIGSERILGYSLIGAGLTFIPQALADSVPQLLISRFALGIFLGGLVPTVNSLIRKYTPDGMESRAYSFNSSTLGLGNMVGPITGGALSGWIGIRGLFIMSAVMMLLNALWVHRSLLRGKRQASQS; via the coding sequence ATGGAACAGTGGAAAAAAAATCTCATCGTACTCTGGTTCGGACAATTTCTCGTAATGGCTGGAATGACCATGATCATTCCTTTTATGTCGTTTTATTTGCAGTTTGAGCTGGGCTTAACCGACCCGCATCAAATTGCTGTATGGGCTGGTGTTATTTTCGCCGGCAACTTTGTCACGCAATTTATTTTCCAGCCGATTTGGGGAAAATACGCCGATCGCTACGGACGCAAGCTAATGCTGCTCCGCTCTGGCATCGGCATGGCGATTGTCATTGTGCTGATGGGCTTTGCGACGACGCCATGGCATCTGCTGCTGCTGCGCATGCTGAACGGAACGATTTCCGGCTTTAATCCCGCGGCTGTGGCGCTGATTTCTGCCAGCACGCCCAAGGATCGTATGGGCTATGCGATGGGAACGCTCCAATCGGGCGGCATTGCCGGAACGATATTAGGCCCTTTTATCGGCGGGCTGCTGGCTGACGCTGTCGGCTACCGTCCGATTTTTTATTTGACAGGCTCCCTATTGTTCGCTGCCTCCATGCTGGCGTTGTTCGTCGTGAAGGAGACGTTCGACTTGCAGAAGGCAGCAGCGAAAGTGCAAATTTCCGTCATCGAAGGCTTTAAGCGGCTGCGGGGCATTCATGAACTGACGGCACTGTATGCGGTCACCTTCCTCATTCAATTCGCGATGATGAGCTCGATGACGCTGCTGCCGCTGCATGTCCAAAGCCTGCATGGCCCGACAGCCAATTTGGCTTTTTGGGCAGGCTTCGTCGGCTCTGCGGCTGGCATCTCCAATCTCATTGCGTCGCCTGTGCTCGGAAAGCTCAGCGATCGCATCGGCTCAGAGCGCATTCTCGGCTATTCGCTGATTGGCGCGGGACTGACCTTTATCCCGCAGGCGCTCGCCGACAGTGTGCCGCAGCTGCTCATTTCCCGGTTTGCGCTGGGCATTTTTCTCGGCGGACTTGTGCCGACGGTCAATTCGCTCATTCGCAAATATACGCCGGACGGTATGGAATCCCGTGCCTACAGCTTTAACAGCAGCACGCTCGGCCTCGGCAATATGGTCGGCCCGATTACAGGCGGCGCGCTATCCGGCTGGATCGGCATCCGGGGACTGTTCATTATGTCAGCGGTCATGATGCTGCTGAATGCGCTTTGGGTGCATCGCTCGCTGCTGCGGGGCAAACGGCAGGCTTCGCAAAGCTAA
- the hemE gene encoding uroporphyrinogen decarboxylase, whose protein sequence is MSYNDRFIRACRKEQLDQVPVWYMRQAGRYDPEYRKIKEKYSLLEICKQPELAAEVTMMPVRKLGVDAAILYSDIMNPVASIGIDFDIVANVGPVIDNPIRCAADVDRLKPIDVEGDLGHVLETIRILDRELDVPLITFAGAPFTIASYLIEGRPSKNYLRTKAMMYGEPEVWHKLMDKLGDMVIAYLRAHIENGGKAFQLFDSWVGALAPADFRKFVLPTIERIFSELSDLPQPKIYFPGVSSGELLPELHKVQADVIGLDWRVSIPEGRRRLNHGFAVQGNLDPVLLTAPMSVLESYAAEIIEQGLEEPGFIFNLGHGLFPEASLEKLQELTAYIHSYSKKYIAAREGKETSHVGS, encoded by the coding sequence ATGAGCTATAATGACCGTTTCATTCGGGCCTGCCGCAAAGAACAGCTGGATCAGGTGCCCGTATGGTATATGCGCCAAGCTGGAAGATACGATCCTGAATATCGAAAAATAAAAGAGAAATATTCGCTGCTCGAAATTTGCAAGCAGCCGGAGCTGGCTGCTGAAGTGACGATGATGCCGGTGCGCAAGCTCGGCGTGGATGCGGCTATTTTATATTCGGATATTATGAATCCGGTTGCTTCAATCGGCATTGATTTTGATATTGTGGCGAACGTGGGTCCCGTAATCGATAACCCGATTCGCTGCGCGGCGGATGTAGACCGGCTGAAGCCAATCGATGTAGAAGGCGATCTCGGCCATGTGCTGGAAACGATCCGTATTTTAGATCGGGAGCTTGATGTTCCGCTTATTACATTTGCAGGAGCGCCGTTTACGATTGCCAGCTATTTGATTGAAGGCAGGCCGTCCAAAAACTACTTGCGCACAAAGGCAATGATGTACGGCGAGCCGGAAGTATGGCACAAGCTGATGGACAAGCTGGGCGATATGGTTATCGCTTATTTGCGTGCGCATATCGAGAATGGCGGGAAGGCTTTCCAATTGTTTGATAGCTGGGTCGGGGCGCTGGCGCCAGCCGATTTCCGCAAGTTTGTGCTGCCGACGATCGAGCGGATATTCAGCGAGCTGTCGGATTTGCCGCAGCCGAAAATTTATTTCCCAGGCGTAAGCTCAGGAGAGCTGCTGCCAGAGCTGCACAAGGTGCAAGCTGATGTAATCGGTCTTGATTGGAGAGTATCGATTCCCGAAGGACGCCGCCGTTTGAATCACGGCTTCGCGGTTCAGGGCAATCTCGATCCTGTCCTGCTGACTGCTCCAATGAGCGTACTTGAATCGTATGCAGCGGAAATTATTGAGCAGGGACTGGAAGAGCCAGGATTTATTTTTAATTTGGGACACGGATTATTTCCTGAGGCATCGCTCGAGAAGCTTCAAGAGCTAACGGCTTACATACATTCATATTCGAAAAAATACATTGCAGCGCGTGAAGGGAAGGAAACGAGCCATGTCGGAAGCTGA
- the hemH gene encoding ferrochelatase: protein MSEAENSKIGVLVMSYGTPESLDDVEAYYTHIRRGHPPTPEQLTDLYGRYEAIVGGVFPLRENTNGQVAGLQDKLEQLAPGRYACYQGLKHARPYIEDGVEEMARDGIKQAVGIVLAPHYSTMSVGSYIKRAQEKASELGVEMTFVKQYHLHPKLLQALTERVTDGLARLSASSGGETNVKVLFSAHSLPEKIRELGDPYEEQLLETSRAVAKQAGIADDGWQFTWQSAGRTRDPWLGPDILETLAELSEQEVKAVLAAPIGFVSDHLEVLFDLDIEAKTTAKNMGITLERIKMLNRDPLYMETLAESVIEAT from the coding sequence ATGTCGGAAGCTGAAAACAGCAAAATCGGAGTTCTCGTTATGTCATATGGAACGCCGGAAAGCCTTGATGATGTAGAAGCGTATTATACGCATATTCGCCGTGGCCACCCTCCAACGCCGGAGCAATTAACGGATTTGTATGGCAGATATGAGGCGATTGTCGGCGGCGTATTCCCGCTTCGTGAAAATACGAACGGACAGGTAGCCGGCCTTCAGGATAAGCTGGAGCAGCTTGCCCCAGGCCGTTATGCTTGTTATCAGGGGCTTAAGCATGCCCGTCCTTATATCGAAGATGGCGTAGAGGAAATGGCTCGCGACGGGATTAAGCAGGCAGTAGGCATCGTACTGGCTCCGCATTATTCGACGATGAGCGTCGGCAGCTACATCAAGCGTGCGCAGGAGAAGGCGAGCGAGCTGGGCGTGGAGATGACGTTTGTCAAGCAATACCATCTGCATCCAAAGCTGCTGCAGGCGTTGACGGAACGGGTAACGGATGGGCTTGCGCGGCTAAGCGCCTCATCGGGCGGAGAGACGAATGTAAAGGTGCTATTCAGCGCGCACAGCTTGCCGGAGAAAATTCGCGAGCTTGGCGATCCTTACGAGGAGCAGCTGCTGGAGACGTCGAGAGCAGTTGCGAAGCAGGCTGGCATTGCGGATGATGGATGGCAGTTTACTTGGCAAAGCGCAGGCCGGACGAGAGATCCTTGGCTGGGCCCGGACATTTTGGAGACGCTTGCCGAGCTTTCGGAGCAAGAGGTAAAGGCTGTATTGGCCGCGCCAATCGGCTTTGTGTCGGATCATCTTGAGGTGCTGTTCGACCTCGATATCGAAGCGAAGACGACAGCGAAAAATATGGGCATCACCCTTGAACGAATTAAAATGTTAAATCGTGACCCGCTCTATATGGAGACGCTGGCGGAGTCTGTAATAGAAGCAACGTAG
- the hemG gene encoding protoporphyrinogen oxidase, giving the protein MRRIGEADRIVIIGGGISGLSSAFYLQREAERQRKEIHITLVDSAEVLGGKINTLQRDGFVIERGPDSFLSRKLAIIELAKELGIESELTGTNPKGKQSYILFKNKLHAMPQGLVLGIPTEIMPFAKTGLLSWGGKLRALLDFIKPARTAAGDESLGGFLGRRLGSQVVQRIAEPLLAGIYAGDLNKLSIQATFPQFAAAERKHGSLIRGMRSNKKLAKAPDMSLLPEGARSSVFLTFKGGLSTLVNALDEALPSMERKLGQAVIGIHDSAAGVEAAGFAGMADGEQSGSRYTVELANGERLPADKVIMTAPAFQAAELLEPLVDCAELRAVDYVSVANVVMAFDKASLGVTFKGSGFVIPRSEGLRITACTWTSTKWLHTSPGDKVLLRCYVGRAGDQITPFLPDDQLMAAVREDVKKTMNITADPLFTEITRLPRSMPQYPVGHLDQTKRLRERMAQQVPGIHITGAAFDGVGLPDCIRQGKEIASAALSSS; this is encoded by the coding sequence ATGCGGAGAATCGGAGAAGCTGATCGAATTGTCATTATTGGCGGGGGGATCAGCGGGCTGAGCTCCGCTTTTTATTTGCAGCGGGAAGCGGAGCGGCAGCGTAAAGAGATTCATATTACGCTTGTCGATAGCGCCGAGGTACTGGGCGGCAAAATCAATACGCTGCAACGTGACGGTTTCGTCATCGAACGCGGCCCGGATTCTTTCCTTAGCCGCAAGCTGGCGATTATTGAGCTGGCTAAAGAGCTAGGGATAGAGTCCGAGCTGACGGGAACGAATCCGAAGGGCAAGCAATCCTATATTTTGTTTAAAAATAAGCTTCATGCGATGCCGCAGGGACTCGTGCTCGGCATTCCGACGGAAATTATGCCATTCGCCAAGACAGGCTTGCTCTCTTGGGGCGGCAAGCTGCGGGCGCTGCTTGATTTCATCAAGCCAGCTCGTACTGCAGCTGGCGACGAATCGCTGGGAGGCTTCCTTGGCCGGCGGCTGGGATCGCAGGTTGTGCAGCGTATTGCAGAGCCGCTGCTGGCGGGCATTTATGCTGGCGACCTTAACAAGCTGAGCATTCAAGCGACGTTCCCGCAGTTCGCAGCTGCTGAGCGCAAGCATGGCAGCTTAATACGGGGAATGCGGAGCAACAAAAAGCTGGCGAAGGCTCCTGATATGAGCCTGCTGCCAGAAGGAGCTAGAAGCAGCGTGTTTCTTACCTTTAAGGGCGGGCTGTCTACTTTGGTAAATGCGCTGGACGAAGCTTTGCCAAGCATGGAGCGCAAATTGGGCCAGGCGGTTATTGGAATTCATGATAGCGCTGCGGGGGTTGAAGCAGCAGGTTTCGCTGGCATGGCGGACGGGGAACAGTCGGGGTCCCGCTACACCGTCGAGCTGGCAAACGGGGAACGGTTGCCAGCCGACAAAGTGATTATGACTGCGCCTGCGTTTCAGGCAGCGGAGCTGCTGGAGCCGCTGGTCGATTGTGCGGAGCTGCGGGCGGTCGATTATGTTTCGGTCGCAAACGTCGTCATGGCTTTTGATAAAGCGAGCCTTGGTGTAACCTTCAAAGGTTCGGGGTTCGTTATTCCGCGTTCGGAGGGCTTAAGGATTACAGCATGCACATGGACCTCGACGAAATGGCTGCATACGAGTCCGGGAGACAAAGTGCTGCTTCGCTGTTATGTAGGGCGGGCTGGCGATCAGATAACGCCGTTTTTGCCGGATGACCAGCTGATGGCCGCTGTAAGAGAAGATGTAAAAAAGACGATGAATATTACAGCAGATCCTTTATTTACGGAAATTACACGGCTGCCGCGCTCTATGCCGCAATATCCGGTGGGCCATCTGGACCAGACGAAGCGCCTGCGTGAAAGAATGGCACAGCAAGTGCCGGGCATTCATATTACAGGAGCGGCTTTCGACGGCGTAGGTTTGCCGGACTGTATTAGACAAGGCAAGGAGATTGCATCAGCAGCGCTTTCCTCTTCCTAG
- a CDS encoding CapA family protein translates to MNRSRTESRQQQKARRKRRLRRLIIFNGFMLGLIAVVIGLWLNTQNWFDAASLFNGENKPQAADAASAGNAGGQEPQNAETGAGSSPSPSVEAAATNDPVPTADETNGGGEAAATPAKQPEEEGHEAVDGTGGDEGSGQQPSIEAGDEDTVKLSFVGDILLAASVGDMMKLNGYDYPYKQSLLYLSEPDIMAANLEYPVTDSGVPAVDKTYVFKGSPDALPAFRDAGFDVVSLANNHTLDQGVEGLLNTMKHLDETGISHMGAGKNDTDAFAPVIKEVRGIKVAYIGLSRVVPEVSWKADKNVAGVAETYDTTRAKAAIKKAKEQADLVVVMVHWGEERKDTPLQYQRDFAREYIDSGADLIIGSHPHVLQGFETYKGKWIAYSLGNFIFSAYPKGPTAETGVLDAICTKKGDCDLKFYPMSSDKAQPVLMDSENAAALLTRLTSLSFGVKLREDGALVSK, encoded by the coding sequence ATGAATAGATCTAGAACAGAATCGCGACAGCAGCAAAAAGCCAGGCGAAAAAGAAGATTAAGACGCCTCATCATTTTCAACGGATTTATGCTTGGACTTATCGCAGTCGTTATTGGCTTATGGCTTAATACGCAAAATTGGTTTGATGCTGCGTCCTTATTTAATGGGGAAAATAAACCTCAGGCAGCCGATGCCGCTTCCGCAGGTAACGCTGGTGGTCAGGAGCCGCAAAACGCGGAAACGGGCGCAGGCAGTTCGCCTTCTCCATCTGTAGAAGCGGCAGCAACGAATGATCCTGTTCCTACAGCCGATGAGACTAACGGTGGAGGCGAGGCAGCGGCAACGCCAGCCAAGCAGCCTGAGGAGGAAGGCCATGAAGCAGTCGATGGAACAGGCGGCGATGAAGGTTCCGGGCAGCAGCCATCGATTGAAGCTGGCGACGAGGATACGGTGAAGCTGAGCTTCGTTGGCGATATTTTGCTGGCGGCTTCGGTCGGCGACATGATGAAGCTGAATGGATACGACTATCCATATAAGCAATCGCTGCTTTATTTAAGCGAGCCGGATATTATGGCAGCCAATTTGGAGTATCCCGTGACGGATAGCGGTGTACCGGCAGTAGACAAGACGTATGTGTTCAAAGGTTCTCCAGATGCGCTTCCTGCTTTTCGGGATGCCGGCTTTGATGTTGTCAGCCTGGCGAACAACCATACGCTGGATCAAGGCGTCGAAGGCTTATTAAATACGATGAAGCATCTCGATGAGACAGGAATTTCCCATATGGGTGCCGGCAAAAATGATACGGATGCGTTTGCGCCTGTCATTAAAGAGGTGCGCGGCATTAAAGTAGCGTACATTGGGCTGAGCAGAGTCGTGCCGGAAGTATCTTGGAAAGCAGACAAAAATGTTGCTGGCGTAGCAGAAACCTACGATACGACGAGAGCGAAGGCGGCGATTAAGAAAGCGAAGGAGCAGGCCGATCTGGTCGTCGTGATGGTTCACTGGGGAGAAGAGCGCAAAGATACGCCGCTGCAATACCAGCGGGATTTTGCACGCGAATACATAGATTCGGGAGCCGATCTTATTATTGGCAGCCATCCGCATGTGCTGCAAGGTTTTGAGACGTATAAAGGCAAGTGGATTGCATACAGTTTAGGGAACTTTATTTTTAGCGCTTACCCGAAGGGACCGACTGCAGAGACAGGTGTGCTGGATGCGATTTGTACGAAAAAAGGGGACTGCGACCTGAAGTTTTACCCGATGTCCTCGGACAAAGCGCAGCCAGTGCTCATGGATTCGGAAAATGCGGCAGCGCTGCTAACGCGCCTGACGAGCCTGTCCTTTGGCGTGAAGCTCCGTGAGGATGGCGCTCTCGTCTCTAAATAA
- a CDS encoding glycerophosphodiester phosphodiesterase family protein: MAEPRNVCVAHRGWSGRAPENTLAAVKLAMEEPDVFWIEIDVQLSKDHIPVVIHDYKMRRTTNGKGDVRNWTAAELGALDAGSWFSPLFKNEGVPTLDQVLALTAGRCNVNIELKTNGIRYPALEEEVLASVHRFGVENEVVLTSFYAGALNKLFKLTEGRIRTGLIIDGWRQTLPLELSQTGSTLLSIDYSRLNKERVKLLKEAGIQVMAWTINEERAIRKIAELDRELMICTNFPNRWRQAMAGLRDEAGEEREKW, encoded by the coding sequence ATGGCAGAGCCAAGAAATGTATGCGTAGCCCACCGCGGGTGGTCAGGGCGTGCGCCTGAGAACACCCTTGCAGCGGTGAAGCTGGCGATGGAAGAGCCTGATGTTTTTTGGATTGAAATTGATGTGCAGCTATCGAAGGATCATATTCCGGTCGTTATTCATGATTATAAGATGAGGCGTACAACGAATGGCAAAGGCGATGTCCGCAACTGGACGGCTGCCGAGCTTGGCGCGCTTGATGCGGGCAGCTGGTTTTCGCCCTTGTTCAAAAATGAGGGAGTACCGACGCTTGATCAAGTGCTGGCACTAACAGCCGGGCGCTGCAATGTGAACATTGAGCTCAAGACGAATGGCATTCGTTATCCTGCGCTTGAGGAGGAAGTGCTTGCAAGCGTACACCGATTCGGCGTGGAAAATGAAGTGGTGCTGACCTCTTTCTACGCCGGAGCGCTGAATAAGCTGTTCAAGCTGACGGAAGGGCGTATTCGTACCGGCTTGATTATTGACGGCTGGCGCCAGACGCTGCCTTTGGAGCTGAGCCAGACGGGCTCCACCTTGCTTTCAATTGATTATTCGAGGCTGAATAAGGAGCGGGTGAAGCTGCTTAAGGAAGCGGGTATTCAGGTGATGGCCTGGACGATAAACGAGGAACGGGCTATTCGCAAAATCGCGGAGCTGGACCGGGAGCTGATGATTTGCACGAATTTCCCGAATCGCTGGCGCCAGGCAATGGCAGGACTGAGAGATGAAGCAGGAGAGGAGCGAGAGAAATGGTAG
- a CDS encoding DUF92 domain-containing protein codes for MVGWIDEWWLRLLGGLVGSGLIAFVAYRFRSLSLSGALSAMAMGTGFVTWGEPVWFACLIAFFVTSTLWSKWKKHSRAKAKAEAGYEKTGRRDAGQVWANGGVGLLLCFGHALFPASGDGWLLAYIGVMAAVNADTWATEIGALSKRPPRSVTSGKVVAPGTSGAVTRLGSLAALAGAACIGVVAAIMLAWFHPASAADLQAGSAGFAGGSLSLASAVALIAAAAIAGFAGCFADSWLGATWQAMYRCTSCGSETERRTHCGVKTERTRGFDFMNNDRVNMLSSLLAGLVGLTLGLWWL; via the coding sequence ATGGTAGGCTGGATCGATGAATGGTGGCTCAGGCTGCTTGGCGGCCTTGTTGGAAGCGGCTTAATTGCGTTCGTCGCCTATCGTTTCCGCTCTCTTTCGCTATCGGGCGCTTTATCGGCAATGGCAATGGGAACAGGCTTTGTGACATGGGGCGAACCAGTATGGTTCGCCTGTCTTATTGCGTTTTTTGTTACCTCAACCCTATGGTCGAAATGGAAAAAGCACTCCCGGGCGAAAGCGAAGGCGGAAGCGGGATATGAAAAAACAGGACGTCGCGACGCTGGACAAGTGTGGGCGAATGGCGGAGTAGGCCTGCTGCTGTGCTTCGGCCATGCGCTGTTTCCAGCATCCGGCGATGGCTGGCTGCTCGCCTATATTGGAGTCATGGCGGCTGTAAATGCCGACACATGGGCGACGGAGATCGGTGCGCTGAGCAAGCGTCCACCGCGTTCGGTGACGAGCGGCAAAGTCGTCGCTCCCGGCACGAGCGGCGCTGTGACGCGGCTCGGCTCACTCGCGGCGCTCGCTGGTGCTGCCTGCATCGGCGTCGTAGCCGCCATCATGCTGGCATGGTTTCATCCAGCGTCTGCCGCCGATCTGCAGGCTGGGAGCGCGGGTTTTGCAGGCGGCAGCCTCAGCCTAGCCTCAGCTGTAGCGCTTATTGCGGCGGCGGCCATAGCTGGCTTTGCCGGATGCTTTGCCGACTCTTGGCTCGGCGCCACCTGGCAGGCGATGTACCGCTGCACAAGCTGCGGCAGCGAGACGGAGCGCCGCACGCACTGCGGCGTTAAGACCGAGCGGACACGCGGGTTTGATTTTATGAACAATGACCGGGTTAATATGCTGTCATCCTTGCTTGCAGGTTTAGTTGGCTTAACACTGGGCCTCTGGTGGCTTTAG